One window of Mesoplodon densirostris isolate mMesDen1 chromosome 15, mMesDen1 primary haplotype, whole genome shotgun sequence genomic DNA carries:
- the GALR1 gene encoding galanin receptor type 1, with protein sequence MELAAGNLSEGNASGPEPPAPEPRPLFGIGVENFITLVVFGLIFALGVLGNSLVITVLARSKTGKPRSTTHLFILNLSIADLAYLLFCIPFQATVYALPTWVLGAFICKFVHYFFTVSMLVSIFTLAAMSVDRYVAIVHSRRSSALRVSRNALLGVGVIWALSIAMASPVAYHQRLFHRGVSNQTFCWEQWSSQRHKKAYVVCTFVFGYLLPLLLICFCYAKVLNHLHKKLKNVSKKSEASKKKTAQTVLVVVVVFGVSWLPHHVIHLWAEFGVFPLTPTSFLFRITAHCLAYSNSSVNPIIYAFLSENFRKAYKQVFKCHVRNKSPLNDTKENKSRIDTPPSTNCTHM encoded by the exons ATGGAGCTGGCGGCCGGGAACCTCAGTGAGGGGAACGCGAGCGGGCCCGAGCCCCCCGCCCCGGAGCCCAGGCCCCTTTTCGGCATCGGCGTGGAGAACTTCATCACGCTGGTGGTGTTCGGCCTGATCTTCGCGCTCGGCGTGCTGGGCAACAGCCTGGTGATCACGGTGCTGGCGCGCAGCAAGACGGGGAAGCCGCGCAGCACCACACACCTGTTCATCCTCAACCTGAGCATCGCCGACCTGGCCTACCTGCTCTTCTGCATCCCCTTCCAGGCCACGGTGTACGCCCTGCCCACCTGGGTGCTGGGCGCCTTCATCTGCAAGTTCGTCCACTACTTCTTCACCGTGTCCATGCTGGTCAGCATCTTCACCCTGGCCGCGATGTCGGTGGACCGCTACGTGGCCATCGTGCACTCGCGGCGCTCCTCCGCCCTGCGGGTGTCCCGCAACGCGCTGCTGGGCGTGGGCGTCATCTGGGCGCTGTCCATCGCCATGGCCTCGCCGGTGGCCTACCACCAGCGCCTCTTCCACCGGGGCGTCAGCAACCAGACCTTCTGCTGGGAGCAGTGGTCCAGCCAGCGCCACAAGAAGGCCTACGTGGTGTGCACCTTCGTCTTCGGCTACCTGCTGCCGCTCCTACTCATCTGCTTCTGCTATGCCAAG GTCCTTAATCATTTGCATAAAAAGTTGAAGAACGTGTCAAAGAAGTCAGAGGCATCGAAGAAAAAG aCCGCGCAGACGGTGCTGGTGGTGGTCGTGGTTTTCGGGGTCTCCTGGCTGCCTCACCACGTCATCCACCTCTGGGCGGAGTTTGGGGTCTTCCCACTGACAcccacctccttcctcttccGGATCACCGCCCACTGCCTGGCGTACAGTAATTCCTCCGTGAATCCCATCATTTACGCGTTTCTCTCTGAAAATTTCAGGAAGGCTTATAAGCAGGTGTTCAAGTGCCACGTTCGCAATAAGTCACCTCTTAATgacactaaagaaaataaaagtcgaATAGACACCCCACCATCAACCAATTGCACTCACATGTGA